From the genome of Legionella beliardensis:
CTACTTTTGCTGCCCCATGCCTTGCTAAAAAAACAATATCTACCGCAGGTAGATTCTGAGTACGAAAGCTCTCACGCACTATACGCTTTAACCTATTTCGTTGACACGCTTTTGCTATTCTCTTTTTTGACAAAGAAAGGCCAAGTCTCGCGTAACCTAAGCAATTTGATCGATATAAAATCACAAATTCCGGGGTTAAAATTTTTTTGCCTTGAGCAAACACATAATCATACTCACTTTTAGTGATTAAGCGTCGTGTTTTGTCAAATTCATACAC
Proteins encoded in this window:
- the rnpA gene encoding ribonuclease P protein component; this translates as MYEFDKTRRLITKSEYDYVFAQGKKILTPEFVILYRSNCLGYARLGLSLSKKRIAKACQRNRLKRIVRESFRTQNLPAVDIVFLARHGAAKVENSSIIAHLGNAWKKLNTFYVD